The Vicia villosa cultivar HV-30 ecotype Madison, WI linkage group LG1, Vvil1.0, whole genome shotgun sequence genome includes a region encoding these proteins:
- the LOC131636397 gene encoding uncharacterized protein LOC131636397 isoform X2 — translation MKFEKDEQGRIAILPFYLYVMRTARIDMSELDEDSDGFLQPHSKANNITWIRVECPEQRNEVGCGFYMLRFMKEILLLNQIEIPSKYFDDFKCATYSRSKLDELKEDWCQFMIELKVV, via the exons ATGAAGTTTGAAAAAGACGAGCAGGGAAGAATTGCGATTCTACCATTTTACCTTTACGTGATGCGTACG GCAAGAATTGATATGAGTGAGCTTGATGAGGATTCTGATGGTTTCCTTCAGCCACAT AGTAAAGCCAACAACATCACATGGATTCGAGTGGAG TGTCCTGAGCAGCGTAATGAAGTAGGTTGCGGTTTCTACATGTTgcggtttatgaaagaaattcttCTTTTGAATCAAATAGAGATTCCGTCCAAG tactttgatgacttc aagtgtgctACTTACTCAAGATCTAAGTTGGATGAACTTAAGGAGGATTGGTGTCAATTCATGATTGAGTTGAAAGTTGTATAG
- the LOC131636397 gene encoding uncharacterized protein LOC131636397 isoform X1, translating into MKFEKDEQGRIAILPFYLYVMRTARIDMSELDEDSDGFLQPHSKANNITWIRVECPEQRNEVGCGFYMLRFMKEILLLNQIEIPSKYFDDFKCATYFVKKKKKKCATYSRSKLDELKEDWCQFMIELKVV; encoded by the exons ATGAAGTTTGAAAAAGACGAGCAGGGAAGAATTGCGATTCTACCATTTTACCTTTACGTGATGCGTACG GCAAGAATTGATATGAGTGAGCTTGATGAGGATTCTGATGGTTTCCTTCAGCCACAT AGTAAAGCCAACAACATCACATGGATTCGAGTGGAG TGTCCTGAGCAGCGTAATGAAGTAGGTTGCGGTTTCTACATGTTgcggtttatgaaagaaattcttCTTTTGAATCAAATAGAGATTCCGTCCAAG tactttgatgacttcaaGTGTGCTACTtactttgtcaaaaaaaaaaaaaaaaagtgtgctACTTACTCAAGATCTAAGTTGGATGAACTTAAGGAGGATTGGTGTCAATTCATGATTGAGTTGAAAGTTGTATAG